A genomic stretch from Erigeron canadensis isolate Cc75 chromosome 9, C_canadensis_v1, whole genome shotgun sequence includes:
- the LOC122581718 gene encoding SEC23-interacting protein-like, with product MYADRVDTNSIKDRLNGGVDSSGRRRQLTGKRQRQGDDKWEHDLYEKPDPQVSNRRVGARDLRLKLQKKSIGSLSGGVRDLREKLSGISHSQPEVSAPAKPKPVAENSKPARRSAVAEPHVVETKKVNSTVSKKRKTETVDSFLQALGLEKYSITFQAEEVDMTALLHMTDDDLKAIGIPMGPRKKILLALESKV from the exons atgtatgcAGATCGTGTGGATACGAATTCTATTAAAGACCGTCTTAACGGCGGAGTAGATTCTTCCGGCCGCCGTCGACAACTCACCGGAAAAAg GCAAAGGCAAGGTGATGACAAATGGGAACACGATCTTTATGAAAAACCTGATCCACAAGTATCAA ATCGCAGAGTTGGTGCCCGTGATCTACGTTTGAAACTCCAGAAGAAGAGTATTGGATCTTTGTCAGGAGGTGTAAGAGATCTCCGTGAAAAGCTATCCGGTATATCCCATTCGCAGCCAGAAGTATCTGCTCCAGCAAAGCCAAAGCCAGTAGCAGAGAACAGTAAACCTGCTAGGAGAAGTGCTGTAGCTGAACCTCATGTAGTAGAGACTAAAAAAGTTAATAGCACTGTTTCTAAGAAAAGAAAG ACTGAAACAGTGGACAGTTTCTTACAGGCACTGGGTCTTGAGAAGTATTCGATTACATTTCAAGCAGAGGAA GTTGATATGACTGCACTTCTACACATGACTGATGATGATCTGAAGGCTATAGGAATCCCAATG GGTCCGAGAAAGAAGATTCTTTTGGCATTGGAATCGAAGGTGTGA